A genomic window from bacterium includes:
- a CDS encoding DMT family transporter, with translation MLIRLLLLFTVILWGSTFVATKVLLPYISPAELLGLRMLIGLPILGGIVFARKAKFDFSRSEWVSLMIGSAILTAHFLIQITGLKYTTATNTGWIISVTPLILAVISYLFLKEKLDRGVVVGIGVATLGVLLLFSKGDFGSIGWLKSTGDWLILVSAHTWAIYTAVIRTVTRTKDPLAVTFAVLFPTFVLMVGYLVWHNQWQVYLELPLDAVVSLLLLAVLATALAQWFWQMGVAKIGAAKSGIFLYLEPLSATAMGVAYLGEPFGIFTAVGGLMVLAGVYLAERKK, from the coding sequence ATGCTGATCCGGCTGCTGCTCCTCTTCACTGTCATTCTCTGGGGGTCGACATTTGTCGCCACCAAAGTCCTTCTCCCCTATATCAGCCCGGCTGAACTGCTGGGACTTCGCATGTTGATCGGTTTGCCGATCCTTGGGGGAATCGTCTTCGCACGAAAAGCAAAATTCGATTTTTCGCGAAGTGAATGGGTTTCGCTGATGATCGGCTCGGCAATCTTGACAGCGCATTTCCTGATCCAGATAACCGGGCTGAAGTACACCACTGCCACCAATACCGGTTGGATAATCTCGGTGACGCCGCTCATCCTGGCGGTGATCAGCTATCTGTTCCTTAAAGAGAAGCTTGACCGGGGGGTGGTAGTTGGAATAGGGGTGGCGACATTGGGGGTGCTGCTCCTCTTTTCCAAAGGGGATTTTGGCTCGATCGGCTGGCTGAAATCGACCGGCGATTGGTTGATTCTGGTCTCTGCGCATACCTGGGCGATATATACGGCTGTCATCAGGACGGTCACTCGGACGAAGGACCCTCTGGCAGTGACCTTTGCGGTCCTCTTCCCTACATTTGTGCTGATGGTCGGTTACCTGGTCTGGCACAACCAGTGGCAGGTCTATCTTGAACTGCCGCTTGATGCAGTTGTCTCCCTGCTGCTTCTGGCGGTCCTGGCGACGGCGCTGGCGCAGTGGTTCTGGCAGATGGGGGTGGCAAAGATCGGTGCTGCCAAATCGGGGATTTTTCTCTATCTTGAGCCCTTGTCGGCGACCGCTATGGGGGTCGCCTACCTGGGGGAACCGTTTGGTATCTTCACCGCTGTTGGCGGGCTGATGGTGCTGGCGGGGGTTTATCTGGCTGAACGGAAAAAGTAG